One Phoenix dactylifera cultivar Barhee BC4 chromosome 8, palm_55x_up_171113_PBpolish2nd_filt_p, whole genome shotgun sequence genomic window carries:
- the LOC103718815 gene encoding soluble inorganic pyrophosphatase-like, protein MSEENQSASSNKRPVPRLNERILSSMSRRSIAAHPWHDLEIGPGAPTVFNAVVEITKGSKVKYELDKKTGLIKVDRVLYSSVVYPHNYGFIPRTLCDDGDPLDVLVLMQEPVLPGCFLRARAIGLMPMIDQGEKDDKIIAVCADDPEYRHYNDINELSPHRLAEIRRFFEDYKKNENKEVAVDEFLPAVAAHEAVQHSMDLYAEYILQGLRR, encoded by the exons ATGAGTGAAGAAAATCAATCAGCTTCTTCTAACAAACGCCCAGTTCCACGGCTGAATGAAAGGATTCTCTCATCCATGTCAAGGAGATCGATAGCTGCACATCCTTGGCATGATCTTGAAATAG GTCCTGGAGCCCCTACTGTTTTCAATGCT GTTGTCGAGATAACAAAAGGAAGTAAAGTTAAATATGAACTTGACAAGAAAACAGGATTGATTAAG GTTGATCGTGTCTTGTATTCATCAGTGGTCTATCCTCATAATTATGGTTTCATACCACGCACACTTTGTGATGATGGTGACCCTTTGGATGTTTTGGTCCTGATGCAG GAACCAGTCCTTCCTGGGTGCTTTCTTCGAGCAAGGGCTATTGGTCTTATGCCTATGATCGATCAG GGTGAGAAAGATGATAAGATCATTGCAGTTTGTGCTGATGATCCCGAGTACCGCCACTACAATGACATAAACGAGCTCTCTCCTCATCGTCTTGCTGAAATTCGACGCTTCTTTGAAGACT ataaaaaaaatgagaataaAGAAGTCGCAGTCGATGAATTTTTGCCTGCAGTTGCTGCCCATGAAGCCGTCCAGCACTCCAT GGATCTTTATGCTGAATACATCTTGCAGGGCTTGAGGCGCTAG